GCATAGTGTTGTCGAAATGAAAAGATATATGGAAAGATTTATACATTTATTACCTGGAATGACAGAATTAAGAAATATATTATTCTCAAGATACAATCAATATGATTCATTTGTTTTGCCTTTAGTAAAATGGTTAGAGGATCATGGGGTAAAAATCGAAAATAATACATTAGTTACTGATTTAGATATCGAAATTTCTGGTAAAGAAAAAGTTGTAACTGGAATTCACTTAGTTCAAAATGGTGAAGAAAAACATATAAAAACTACAAGAAACGATTTGGTATTTGTAATTAATGGTTCAATGACAGAAAATTCAACATTAGGAAGCAATGATAAAGCTCCAGAATTAAACACAGAACTTGGTCCAGTATGGAGATTATGGAAAAACATTGCTGCAAAAGATCCATCATTTGGAAGACCTGAAGTATTTTATGAAAATATAGATAAAACAAAATGGGAATCATTTACTGTAACCTTTAAAGATCCAAAAATTGCAGATATTATTAGAAAGCTAACAAATAGAGATCCATACTCAGGAAGAGTTGTTACTGGAGGGATAATTACAATAAAAGATTCAAATTGGGGAATGAGCTTTACATTAAGCAGACAACCACACTTTGCAAATCAACCAAAAGATGTACTGGTATTATGGGCATATGGTTTATTTGCAGATAATGAAGGCGACTACATTAAGAAAAAGATGAGTGAATGTACTGGAGAAGAATTATTAAGAGAATTATTGTACCATATGGGTGTAGAAGAAAAATTAATGGAAGAAATTGTTAGTGATGCAATAGTTATTCCAGCAATGATGCCACATATTACAAGTCAATTTATGCCACGTGTTAAAGGAGATAGGCCAGAAGTTGTTCCAGAGGGTAGTGTAAATTTAGCATTCCTTGGACAATTTGTTGAAATAGAAGGAGACTGTGTATTTACAGTAGAATATTCTGTTCGTTCAGCAATGATGGCTGTATATAAATTATTGAACCTCGACAAAGAGGTACCAGAAATTTATCCAAGTAAATATGATATTAGACATATTGTAAATGCAACCAAAACATTATATGGAAATAAACCATTACCAGGAGAATTTTTCGTAAAAAAATTACTTAAAGATACTTCATTAGATGGATTACTATAATTAAAGGGCTCATTCATGAGCCCTTTTTTTTCAAATTTTTTTAGCGATCTATATATATCTCCTTCTATAATCCTGCTCAGTTTATCTGTTAAAGTTTTTGGATTTTCTATCATTTTATTTTTTATCCAATCTATAATAACTCCAGTAAGCGCTATTTCATAAAACTTCACAATATCATTTTTTGTTTTATCCGGAACTTCTATATTTTTTGAAAGTTCTTCAACCACGTTATATATAAGCTTTGACACATAATCATAAAGATGGTCTTCAAGTCGATTCCTATCTATTGAATTATATGCATTTAATACTACTTTTTGATTTTATTTAATAATAGAAAATAATAACCTTTTTGCCATGTTTTATATGTTTTATTCTCGCCAATTACCTCTTTTATTTCTGTAATAAATGTCCATTCAAGTAATTCATAAATATCATGAAAGTAATAGTATAATGTTCTTCTATTTAAACCACAGTCTTTTACAACATCATTTACTGTGATTTTTGATAAAGGTTTTTCTTTCATCAATTTTTTCAATGAATTTGAAAGTGCTTTTTTTGTTATTTCAGACATAATGGAAACCTCTCTTTTATTTCAGCAATTTTGTTTTCAGTTATATAATACACTGTATTCCTTATCAATTATACCATAACTCACTTTTTTTATATTATTATTTGATCACTTGATATATTAATTATAAATTTAAATATTGGAAATATAAGGTAAATTTTTTTATTTGTGTTGACTTCTTTTTTTTTTTTTTTGATATAATCGAAAAGAATATAAAAATACTATAATAACATTTTTTTAATAATCTTTTTGTTACTCTTTATAAAAATATCTATGGCGCCATAAATAAAAATAGTGTCTTCAAAGATTATGATGAAAAAATAAAAAAATTCTATAATAGCATTTTTTAATTTTTTTTATTTCTTTTTACAAAATATTATTGAATTATTTATAAATAAAATATAAAAAATAATATTAAATAAAAGATTGTCAAAAAGGGTGAAAGTTTATGGTAAATGATATAGAAAGTTACTCATTTAAAACAAAAATAATAATATTTTTTCATATTATTGCAATAACCTATGTAGAAATTACTTCCAGTATTTCATATTTTTGGGCTATAATGTTTCTTTTATATCTTATAGCAGTTTATATTGAAATAAAAGGCGATAAATCATTAAAATTCTATTTTAAATTTAATAATTTCACTATTATATTTAAAAATAAATTGCTTTTATTTATATTGATTTTTTATCTTTTTGGAATATATATAAAGATTAAAAATTTTGATTTTAATGCTTTTTCTTCAATAGATTTAATGGCTATAACCTGGGCACCTATATACGAAGAAATATTATATAGATTAATAGTGATAGGTTTTTTGGAAATTATATTTAAAAGTAATAAGATAGTTTGTTTTATTTCAGCATTTATTTTTGCTATTGTTCATCAACAATATACATTGTTAGATGGAAAATTATTTATCTTTATATTTGCAATAATTAATTATTATTCATTTAAAAAATCTAAAACAATATATTCACCTATGCTTTATCATTTTCTCAATAATTCATTTTTTTAATAATTTTGTAAAAGATCTTTATAATTAATAATAATTAATTTCTGGCGCCAGATAAAAATCTAAAAATCAGGAGAGATTGTATGAATAAACGTATTTTTATAGTATTTTTGGTAATTTTTGTAAGTTTAACAATTTTTTCAAATGGTGTAAAGTATTATGAAAATCAAAAAACGATACTCCCAGAAGAACAATTAGTTATAAAATCAAATATTAATTCATATGGAAAAGTTATATATACATTAGTAAGAGAATTTGCTTATGTAGTTATAGAGGATCAAATGGAAAAAGCTTATCATGAAATCATTAGAATTGTTAAAAAAGATTATGAAGCTTATCTTGCCAAGAAAGCTGCTGAAGAAGAATATAACAGAAGAATTAGAGCCATTTTATCTCTTTTACAATATCCAGTAAAAAATACTCGTTCTACAACTATTTATGAAAATTATACCAGACTTACAGAGTATGACTCAATTATCAGAAATAATGCAACTGTACAATAAAATTCTCGGAGTTTTTTCAGATATTACTGCAAAAACAAGCACAAAACAACCCCTCTACGCTGGGCATAGAGGGGTTTTATATTATCCTTCCATCTTTTCTTTTAATTTTTTAGCAATAAATGTTGCAACGTGTGCTCCTTTTGTTCCTCTTCCAAATCCTGCGTCCATTCCGTTTTCTTTTGCTAAATCATCATTTAATTGAGTACCACCAACGATTAACAATATTTTATCCCTTACACCTTTTTCTATTGCTAATTGATGTAATTTTTTCATATTTTCCACATGGACATCGTTATGGGTAACAATCATTGAAGCAAGTATCGCCTGTGCTCCATATTCAATTGCAGCATCTATCATTTTTTCTGGTGGAACACTGGTGCCAAGGTATTCATATTTAATTCCATATTTTTCTATACCGCCGTGTTTAATATCTAATATTTCCCTTATACCTACATTATGTTCATCATTACCTACTGTACCAGCTACAACCTTAACTTTATGTTTTGCGAAGAAGTCGAATAATTCATCATCTGACATAACTTCAGGTTTTTTAGGTAATACCAAATCATCTTTCTTTATTGCAAATGGAACTTTAGCTTTTAATTCAACATATGTTGCTTCTGTTGGATGAAGAACTGTTTTTGAAATAACCTGTGCATCTTCAAGTCCCATTCTTTTACATATTTCAAGTGCTGCAGCTTCTGCATATTCCTCAGATTCAGGAATTGTCATATCAAGTTGAATATAACCATCATAACTCCATTCAACCTCTGGTTTTATTAAATTATTTTCTCTATATTCTCTTATTTTATCTAATCTCTTATATACATTATCTTCATCATCTAATTCATCTATGTATTGTATTTTATCTGGATTACATAATGTACATCCATCTATTAAATCACATGGCTTTTCTAAACCTTCTGGTAAATTATTATATCCAAAGTGATGACATACAGGAGCCATATAATCCTTATCTCTTGGTACAACAGTTCCTGCACCTATACCTCCATCTTTCTTTCTAACAATACCATCACCCATTCTTTCTGGGTATTCCCCATTATCTACAAACATTCCATTTTCAACAGCTTCAAAATATCCACCCATTTCAATTATTTCTTCTAACATTAAAATAGCTCTCATCTTTAATTCTCTAACTTTTTCTCTTACATTATCCCAATTTACTTGAACCATTTCCTTAATACCATCAAGAGCTATTAATGTATGTTTAGCTGTTTCAACACCTCTAATTGAGTTAATATGCCATGGAACATTTCTTCCTTCATCAGGTGTAATAGTTGATTGAATATCTGCTTTTGTTAATCTTGAAATAAGTGTATCTAATACGTGTATTCTAGTAGCATCAAATAAATCTGATTCTATATATCTTGTGTTCATTTGTGCTCTGAATTTATAATCTTTGAATAATTCTCTAATTGTTAATGCATATACAAAGTTTAATCTAAATTCTGGAGTTGGTGAAACTATTGGTGGAACTGTAGATAATGCTATATTTTCTTTTTTCATTCCAGCTTTTACTGAATATAATGAATTAATAGCATGTTGTACTAATAATTCTGGCATAACCTTCCATGCAAATTTAGCTGATGCATTAGCATTATGAGCACCATCAATTTGTAGCATGTTTGCTGATGCCATTATCTTTTTGGCCACTGCAGCATCAACAAATGACCTAATCATGTTTATTCCTCTATACAATACGTTATATTGAGGATCCTGATGAGCACCATTTACCCCTTCTTCCGCAAATAAAACAGCAACTTCAGGACCTGCAACACCAGAAACATAACTGTGGAAGTTAATTGGTCTTCCTACTTCTTCTTCAATTAAATCCAATGCTTTTCTTGAAGCTCTTAATTGTTTTCTTGTTATTGGTATTCCACCAATACCTTCTGGTGTCCCCTCTATCAAACCATCCATATGGCTTTGACCCAGAGTTCTAATAACCATAATATGATCGGCACCATGCCAGGCAGCCATTCTCATTCTTCTAATATCTTCTTCAAACCTACCGGAAGCAATTTCTGAAGTTATAACCTCCTGAGGTTGAGGATCTATATTTTTAAAGTAATGAGCTGCAGGTAATGCTACAAAGTTTTTTAAAGGTTTACTTACTTCATAATATTCAAAATCACCTATTTTTGTCTTAGGAGGTAATTTTTCTCTCCATGTCCAACCTTTTCTTTTTGGTCTATATTTATCTAAATCCTTTAATATTTCTTCAACATTCAATTTTTTGTTTGGCTCTAATTTCATTTGTTATCGCCTCCGTGAACAAATATTCTTTCAACATCATCCCAATATTTTCCTGCAATTAAATCTCTTCCAGCTTGTATATAATCTATATTATGTTCTTTAGCTATAGTATATACAATATTACCTGCACCTTTTCCTAATATATGTTTTTCAAAGAATTTGTCAACTAATGCTTTAGCTTCCATGCTATTGAATCCCATTCTAAGTAAAACGGATCTTTCAACTGATGGAGATGTATGTGTAGAAGCTAAATCAATTAATGGATCTACAATTTTTTCAACTAAATCCCAAAAGTATTTATCTAATTCTTCATCTGTCATATTCATTAAATGTTTTGCTTTTTCTTCAAAATCAACTTTTCTTGGTTCCATTATAATACCTCCTCAATTAACTTTTTTACATCATCAGTATTAATTCTTAAATCTTCAGCAACAAACTCTAATTCTTTTTCAGAAAATTCTGTTTTTCCATATCTTTTTTTCAATTCTTTTATATATGATTTTCTTAATTTTTCTAATGGATATTTAATAACGCCAATTTTTGATGGATGATCTGGTAATACTATGTTTTTACCAGGCATATCATCTTTTAAAGGATCACCGAATTTTATTTCAATACCATTTTCTTTTGCAAATGTAAGTTGCGCAGAAGGTAATTTACCTGCACCAGTATATTCTGTTTCATTAACTACAATTATTTGGTCTTCATTCATTTCCATTGCTAAAGCAAATGCTGCAGCTAAAGAAGTATTTCCTGCAGGACCTCTTTGCATACCTTCAATATTAGCAAGCATTTCTGTAATATAGAAAACTTCACCTTGTGTAACTAAAACATATTCATCCATATATCTTAAAGGTCTTGCAGCATTTCTTGGAACATCTGATCTATCAGGGAAAGTAGCAAATGGAATTCCAAATCCAGTATGCCCAGTAGTAAATGATTTTTTATTAAAGTCATTATCTGATGCCATATGTAATCCATGTAAATCAACGCTAGCACCTATTATTTTTGTACTTGTTGCACCTGCTTTTTTAAGACCTCTAGCAGTTCCTGTTAAATTCCCACCACCAGCATGTGTGATAACTACCGCATCTGGGTATTTTCCGAATTGATTCATAGATTGTTCTGCAATCTCATATCCTAGTGTTTCTACACCAGCAATACCAAAAGGAGTGTATAATGAAGCATTAAAATAACCTGTTTCTTCAAGTAAAACTAAGAAATAGTAGAATAATTCAGGTCCAACACTTAATTGTACAACTTCAGCGCCATATGCTTCACAAGCTCTAGCTTTTTCTAAAATTTCTGGTTGTCCAACACCTTTACTATCAAAACATTCTTGAACTATAATTGATTTCAAACCCCTTTTAGATGCTTGAGAAGCAACAGCAGCTCCATAATTACCACTAGTTGCTGCCATTACACCCTTATATCCTTGTATTTTTGCTCTATATGCACTTATAGACGCTCTTCTGTCTTTAAATGAACCAGAAGGATTAGTAGCTTCATCTTTTACAAAGATCCTAGCCCCTTTACCTTTTGGAGCAATTTTTTTAATTAATTTATTTATATTTTTTAATTCAACTAAAGGTGTATTTCCAACACCTGTTTCAAGTTGTATTTTTCTAATTTCATCTATAGTATATCCAGCATCTTTCATCATTTCTTCATAATCAAAGGCAACGCCTTTAATTTCATATTTAGTATAATCTACACCAACTGATTTTTTCATTATTTCATTTTTTCTGGACATTACTGCATCATAACTAATATCTCTTTTCATTCTTGATCACCTTCGATCATTTCTCTTAATTGTTTTCCAACTTGAAGTAATTCAATTACTGGTTTACCAAAATTATGTTTGTATTCGGGATAAATTTCTTCTAATTTTCCTTCAACTTCTCTACCTACAGGAGTTTCAATTTTTACTATATCTCCAATTTTAGCTTCATCATTTAAAAGAAATCCTTTTATACGAATTTCCAGAGGAACACGTTTTGTGTCCTCTGGAAGAGTTGAAGGTCTTTGTTCGGGATTTAATCCTACAAAATGTATTTGAACCCAATCACCTTTTTTTGCAATCATATAATCATCTCCTATAATGTTAAATCACCTATTAATGCTCTTGGAACTGGCAAGTCAGCCATTGATAATAATCCTGGAACAGCTTCTACAACTGATGGTATCATATTTGTAGCAACTGCTATTGTTCCTTTACCGCCAGGTATTTCAGGTTTAATAGCCAAGTTAAGATTTGGATCCCCTATAATTTCTATATAGTCTCCAGTGTCAACATTTTCTAATTCTGGTCTTACTTGTTGAGGATGTTTTAATTCAATAACAAGCTTTCCATTCATATATGCTCTTGCAACATGATTACATCCCGCTACCATTCCAGGTTCTACTTTTACATATTTTGTTTCTCTTAATACATTTGAAACTATTGGTTCTCTTGTTTGTTCAATTTTATCAATGTTCCATCCTAAAGCATCTGCAATCATGTAAATTGATTGTTCAAAACCAATATGACCTACAATTTTTCCAGATTTTAATCCTTCTTCAAATTCTTCTACTGTTGTTCCAACACCTTGAGTTTCCATTACAGTTGGTCCAAAAGGAGATAAGTCATTTATTCTAGCAGCTTTTATTTGTTCAACATTTAATGCAGCGCCTGATAATGCTAATATCAAAGTATCTAATACAAATCCTGGATTGATACCAGTTCCTAAAATAGATACACCATATCTTCTTGCAATGCTATCCATTTCTTCAGATGCTTCTGGATGAGTATAGAATGGATATGCCATTTCTTCAGCTATAGTAATTACATTTATATGTTTTTTAGCAGCCATTATTATTTGTTCTTTAACAACATCAACAAATGAATTTGTTGCTATTACAACTAAATCTGGATTTGTTTCATCTAACATTTTTTCTGGAGAATCATATACTTTTAATCCTATTTCTCCAATTTCTAATAATTCACCAACATCTTTGCCTACATATCTTGTATCATAAACCCCAACTAATTCTAATTCATATTTTGATAAAATGTTTTTTGCTATTCCACTGCCCATCGCACCAAATCCCCATAATGCTATTCTGTACATAATAACGCCTCCTTAAATTGTGATATTAATAACATGTTTATTTTATTTTTTATTATATTTAATTAATACATATTTATTTTATGAAATTTTCTTCATATAGTCAAATTCGCATACTCAAACATACTCACACATACCCAAGCATACTCAAATTTATTGTGTATAATAATGAATAATCGATAAAAATCAAGATTTATATAAAAAAAATGAGGCTTTATTTCGCCTCACTTTTATTTGATAATTTCATATTATACATTTCTTTGTCAACCTTTTTCATATTTTCTTTTAAAGATAAATTCTTATCTAACTCTATAATTCCAAAAGAAATATCAATGGGATAATCATTGTTTTTTAATTCCTTATTTATTCTATTCATTATTATTTTTGAGTCTGATATAGTTGTGTTTGGAAATATAATTATAAATTCATCGCCACCATATCTAGCAAAAATATCAGCTTTTCTAATATTTTTTGATACAATTTCAGAAAATAATATTAAAACCATATCTCCGAAATCATGTCCATATGTATCATTAATATATTTAAAGTTATCAACATCAATAAAAGCTAAGTTGAATTTTTCATTGTATCTTTTCATTTTTTCATATGCATTTTTCAAATATTCATTTAAAAAAGTTCTATTATATATTTTAGTTAATGGATCTTTTATAGATAATTCATAATATTTATTTTTTTCTTTATGAAGTTGCAGATATAATCTGTGAAA
This genomic interval from Marinitoga litoralis contains the following:
- the ortB gene encoding 2-amino-4-oxopentanoate thiolase subunit OrtB; amino-acid sequence: MKRDISYDAVMSRKNEIMKKSVGVDYTKYEIKGVAFDYEEMMKDAGYTIDEIRKIQLETGVGNTPLVELKNINKLIKKIAPKGKGARIFVKDEATNPSGSFKDRRASISAYRAKIQGYKGVMAATSGNYGAAVASQASKRGLKSIIVQECFDSKGVGQPEILEKARACEAYGAEVVQLSVGPELFYYFLVLLEETGYFNASLYTPFGIAGVETLGYEIAEQSMNQFGKYPDAVVITHAGGGNLTGTARGLKKAGATSTKIIGASVDLHGLHMASDNDFNKKSFTTGHTGFGIPFATFPDRSDVPRNAARPLRYMDEYVLVTQGEVFYITEMLANIEGMQRGPAGNTSLAAAFALAMEMNEDQIIVVNETEYTGAGKLPSAQLTFAKENGIEIKFGDPLKDDMPGKNIVLPDHPSKIGVIKYPLEKLRKSYIKELKKRYGKTEFSEKELEFVAEDLRINTDDVKKLIEEVL
- the ortA gene encoding 2-amino-4-oxopentanoate thiolase subunit OrtA, whose amino-acid sequence is MIAKKGDWVQIHFVGLNPEQRPSTLPEDTKRVPLEIRIKGFLLNDEAKIGDIVKIETPVGREVEGKLEEIYPEYKHNFGKPVIELLQVGKQLREMIEGDQE
- a CDS encoding ornithine aminomutase subunit alpha — encoded protein: MEPRKVDFEEKAKHLMNMTDEELDKYFWDLVEKIVDPLIDLASTHTSPSVERSVLLRMGFNSMEAKALVDKFFEKHILGKGAGNIVYTIAKEHNIDYIQAGRDLIAGKYWDDVERIFVHGGDNK
- the ord gene encoding 2,4-diaminopentanoate dehydrogenase, producing MYRIALWGFGAMGSGIAKNILSKYELELVGVYDTRYVGKDVGELLEIGEIGLKVYDSPEKMLDETNPDLVVIATNSFVDVVKEQIIMAAKKHINVITIAEEMAYPFYTHPEASEEMDSIARRYGVSILGTGINPGFVLDTLILALSGAALNVEQIKAARINDLSPFGPTVMETQGVGTTVEEFEEGLKSGKIVGHIGFEQSIYMIADALGWNIDKIEQTREPIVSNVLRETKYVKVEPGMVAGCNHVARAYMNGKLVIELKHPQQVRPELENVDTGDYIEIIGDPNLNLAIKPEIPGGKGTIAVATNMIPSVVEAVPGLLSMADLPVPRALIGDLTL
- a CDS encoding CPBP family intramembrane glutamic endopeptidase; amino-acid sequence: MVNDIESYSFKTKIIIFFHIIAITYVEITSSISYFWAIMFLLYLIAVYIEIKGDKSLKFYFKFNNFTIIFKNKLLLFILIFYLFGIYIKIKNFDFNAFSSIDLMAITWAPIYEEILYRLIVIGFLEIIFKSNKIVCFISAFIFAIVHQQYTLLDGKLFIFIFAIINYYSFKKSKTIYSPMLYHFLNNSFF
- a CDS encoding oleate hydratase yields the protein MGSYQLKYHAKKPEGIENKKAYLVGSGIATLAAAFFLIRDGHMDGKNITIFERKNVNGGALDGAGNLEDGYIIRGGREMEEHYECTWDLFGDIPTLEDPERTILDDMKEINDWDPNVSANRVIQNRGERVDASTLGLKEHHIKQLTKLFLAKEEDLGDLTVEQFFTPDYLETNMWLLWRSMFAFQPWHSVVEMKRYMERFIHLLPGMTELRNILFSRYNQYDSFVLPLVKWLEDHGVKIENNTLVTDLDIEISGKEKVVTGIHLVQNGEEKHIKTTRNDLVFVINGSMTENSTLGSNDKAPELNTELGPVWRLWKNIAAKDPSFGRPEVFYENIDKTKWESFTVTFKDPKIADIIRKLTNRDPYSGRVVTGGIITIKDSNWGMSFTLSRQPHFANQPKDVLVLWAYGLFADNEGDYIKKKMSECTGEELLRELLYHMGVEEKLMEEIVSDAIVIPAMMPHITSQFMPRVKGDRPEVVPEGSVNLAFLGQFVEIEGDCVFTVEYSVRSAMMAVYKLLNLDKEVPEIYPSKYDIRHIVNATKTLYGNKPLPGEFFVKKLLKDTSLDGLL
- a CDS encoding TetR family transcriptional regulator; translation: MSEITKKALSNSLKKLMKEKPLSKITVNDVVKDCGLNRRTLYYYFHDIYELLEWTFITEIKEVIGENKTYKTWQKGYYFLLLNKIKK
- the oraE gene encoding D-ornithine 4,5-aminomutase subunit OraE is translated as MKLEPNKKLNVEEILKDLDKYRPKRKGWTWREKLPPKTKIGDFEYYEVSKPLKNFVALPAAHYFKNIDPQPQEVITSEIASGRFEEDIRRMRMAAWHGADHIMVIRTLGQSHMDGLIEGTPEGIGGIPITRKQLRASRKALDLIEEEVGRPINFHSYVSGVAGPEVAVLFAEEGVNGAHQDPQYNVLYRGINMIRSFVDAAVAKKIMASANMLQIDGAHNANASAKFAWKVMPELLVQHAINSLYSVKAGMKKENIALSTVPPIVSPTPEFRLNFVYALTIRELFKDYKFRAQMNTRYIESDLFDATRIHVLDTLISRLTKADIQSTITPDEGRNVPWHINSIRGVETAKHTLIALDGIKEMVQVNWDNVREKVRELKMRAILMLEEIIEMGGYFEAVENGMFVDNGEYPERMGDGIVRKKDGGIGAGTVVPRDKDYMAPVCHHFGYNNLPEGLEKPCDLIDGCTLCNPDKIQYIDELDDEDNVYKRLDKIREYRENNLIKPEVEWSYDGYIQLDMTIPESEEYAEAAALEICKRMGLEDAQVISKTVLHPTEATYVELKAKVPFAIKKDDLVLPKKPEVMSDDELFDFFAKHKVKVVAGTVGNDEHNVGIREILDIKHGGIEKYGIKYEYLGTSVPPEKMIDAAIEYGAQAILASMIVTHNDVHVENMKKLHQLAIEKGVRDKILLIVGGTQLNDDLAKENGMDAGFGRGTKGAHVATFIAKKLKEKMEG